The segment GGTGCCTCTTTGTCAAATTATGCAACGCCAGGTGCCGGGCACCCAGAGTTGCAAAAAAAAGAGTGCACCAAATTGGTGCACTTAAAATCAAAGGTTTTTAAATTTATTTCTTTTTTATAGTTTCATAAGGGAGAATACATTGTAATCTTTGAGTTTCTCCCTTCCGTTAAGTCCTTCTAATTCAATAAGGAAGGAGATACCTACAACTTTTCCACCGAGCTTTTCCACAAGGTCTACTGTTGCTTTGGCAGTACCACCTGTTGCAAGAACATCATCCACTATAAGAACTCTCTCTCCCTTCTTTATGGCATCCTCGTGTATCTCAAGAATTGCCATTCCATACTCAAGTTCATACTCCTTTCTAACTGTCTTCCATGGAAGTTTTCCCGGTTTTCTAACTGGAACGAAACCAGCGCCGAGCTTGTACGCAATGGTGGATGCAAGGATAAAACCTCGTGCTTCAATACCTACAACCACATCAATTTTATCATCCTTATGATTCTCATAGATGCTATCAATGGCATACTTAAAAGCCTTGTAATCCCTTAAAAGGGGAGTAATGTCTCTGAATAAAATGCCCTTCTGTGGAAAATCTGGAATGTTTCTTATAAACTTTGTTAGATCCATGCTATTTTACCTCCTTTTCCCTTTCTTTTTCTTCTTTTTATTTTTCTTCTTTCTTCTTGTAGATTTTGTTTCTTTCTTTTGAACTACCTCCCCTGAACCAGTTCCAACTGCCACAGTGGCTGGTTGTGGAGTAATAACTTTCCCTGGCTTCTCCTCAATTTTGTGTTTGCTAAATCTATCCCATACAACAAGCAAGGGTGCCGCTATAAATATTGATGAATATGTACCAGAAAGTATTCCAAAGAGAAGGGTGAAGGAGAAGTCTCTTATTGTTACTCCACCAAAAAGAATAAGGGCAAGTATAGCAAGGAATGTGGTAAAGGAAGTATTAAATGAACGGGTGATGGATTGACATATACTCTTATTCACTATCTCAGCATAACTCATCTTTCCTTTAAGTATCCTCAAGTTTTCCCTTACTCTGTCAAGGACAACCACCGAGTCTTCCACAGAGTATGCTATTATGGCAAGGAGTGCACCAACAAATGGGCTGTTCAACTCCTGACCAATGAGGGCAAGGAGTCCAAGTGTTACAAGCACATCGTGGATTAAGGCAAGGACAGTGACAACTGCGAATCTAAACTGAAATCTCACCGTTATATATATGAATATGAAGAGTAAGCCTACTCCCAGTGCTATAGCACCATTCTTCTTTAGCTCATCTGAAATTGTTGGACCTATTGTTTCAACCCTTATACTCTCTCTGTCAAGTTTTCCAAATTTTTCCTCTAAAGAATCAAATATCTTCTCTCTTTCGTCTGCCTTAAGAGCTTTATTCGTCCTTACAATAAGTCTCCCATCCTGTGCAACCTGAATAACGGCATCCTCCAATCCAAAATCTTTAAGAATGTCTCTTGCAGTACTTACATCTGCAGGTTTCTCAAACTTTAAATCAAGTATTGTTCCACCTGTAAAGTCAAGTCCAAGGATAAGGGGAGAGCCCACTCTCACATAGTTTACAATCATACCTGCCACACCAATTAGAATAACTATGATAGATATGGTGAACCAGAGTTTCATTTTGGGAACTATTCGCAAGTTTAATACATCGAACTTCTTCATTTTTACTCTCCTTTAATATCCAAATATAGATTTATACTTTGCAAGAGATGTGGATGAGAATATGTCGATGAGGAGTCTTGTAACAAATATGGCTGAGAAGAAGGAGATAACAATTCCGAGACTCAAGGTTATTCCAAATCCCTTAATCAAACCTGTTCCAAACCAGATAATAGCTATTGCACCTGAAAGAGTTGTAATGTTGGAGTCAAATACAGTTCTAAAAGCTTTCCTGAATCCAAGGCTTATACTTGTCTTCAATGTCTTTCCACTTCTAATCTCTTCCTTTATCCTTTCAAAGATAATCACATTTGCATCCACCGCCATTCCAAGGGTTAAGACAATTCCTGCAATTGCTGGAAGTGAGAATGTTGCCTTTAGAAGTAGAAGAACTCCAAAGTCAAGGAGAAGGAATATTGTAAGGGCAACTGCTGCCAGAAATCCCATAAATCTATAGTAGATTGTCATATAAAGAGCAATCAAAATAAAGGCAAGAATTGCAGCTTTCTTACTCATCTCTATCATATCTTCTCCAAGGGATGGTCCAATAATCTCTGATGAGAGTATCTTAACCTTTAAAGGAAGGGAACCACCCTTAAGTAGAGCAACATACTCAGATGCCTTTTCTGGAGTAAAACCACCTTCTATAATCCCTTTTCCATCGGTAATTGGTTCCTTTACCACAGGATTCATGAGAAGATCCTCGTCAAGATATACAGCAATATGCTTTCCCACATTCTCCTTTGTAGCTTCTGCAAATTTCTTTGCTCCTTCAGAGGTAAGGGTAAACTGAATTACGGCTTCACCCTCATGTCCTGTTTCTCGTGATAGGGCAACCTTTACATCCTTTAAATCTGCTCCTGTAAGAATCACCTTCCCATCCTCTGTCTTAAACTGGAGAAGTGCCGTCTTTCCAATTAACTCCTCAGCCTTTGTTGGATCCTTCATACCCGGAATATCAACAATAATTCTTCTTGAATTTATTCCCCCTGCCCTTTGAACAACTGCTTCTGAAAGTCCAAGGGCATTAACTCTGTTTTCAATAACAGCTCTTGTGCTCTCCACAAGCTCTGGAGTTGCCTTTGCAGCTTCAGTATCCTCACATTCAAGCACTATGTGAACTCCCCCTTTTAAATCAAGACCAAGTATAGGCTCCTGGGTTTTAATAGCCCAGACAGCAACCGCAACAACTGCAATTAGAAGTAGAATCCTCCCGATATAACTCTTTAGTTTCATATCCTTTTCCTCCTTAAACCTTTAGACCTTACTAATTTTAGTTATTTTAAATCCAAAGTCAAGAACACAATATAAGTTTATCACCTAAAAGAAAATTTTAGATATTAAATAACAAAGGGGGCATTCGCCCCCTTCATTTAAGCTTCCTTCACCTTGATTATGGGACTCTTATTGGTCCACCCATTATGGCAAATTTCGTGAAGTGGTTTGCGTTTCCTACAACACAGTTTCTCTCTGCATTTACTCCGCTCTCCTGACAAAGTCTCCACATCCCCTGTTCAGGATCCCAGTAGTAAAGCCAGAGTGAACTTTCATTGGTAAGTCCCCATTCTTCAAGCTCTTTATCTGTGTAGTAAACCTCCACAGTTACTGGCCAAACAATCTCATCTTCAGGTATATCTGTTGATATATCCACACACTTTAAAAGCTTACGATCTCCTGAATTCCCGAGATTCTGAATACTAACAACACCTTTTGCATCTTCTTCTGTTTCTATAATAACTCTTGCATCAGCCATCTTCTTTCTTCCATCAACAATTGTTCTCTCGCCGCCAGAAACACTTTCAAGGTATGTTGGAGGACTTACAACAACAGAACAGAGTTCATAAAGCTCTATCTCATTCTTACCTGTCCTATTAACATAAGCTTTTCCAATATCACTCTCAGGGTCAACTTCAACAATTGGATACCATCCTCTCTTCCAGTTGTTTACCCAGTCATACACGCAATCTGACTGGAGTGTTAAACCTGCGCCAACTCCAGAAAGAATCTTGTTCTGGACTCTATTAAAGTTGTTCCCACCATAATCGCAGGCATCCATAACAAGGAGTCCCTTTCCTCCCTCAACAAAGTCCTTTATGGCATAAACATCATCCCATGGAAGGAGACTTGGGTCTCCACCATCATATCCAGAACCAAGTCTAAGCTGTGGAATGACAAGAATATCATAATCTTTAAGTAGATCCACTGTAATTGGTTCAGTGTTGTCTCCCACAACCTCATAACCCATATCTTTTAGGGCAGATATTAAATCTGATGAATCCTCTGTTGTAAATCTTGCATTGTATCCTTCATACCAAAGAATCTTCTTTGCCCCTTCAACCATCTTCTGGAACAGAATATCAAGAAATACATCATATTCACCTTTGACCCAGCCTCCATTCTCACATGACCATGCGGTGCCACTGGCAACTACCGTTCCTTTTCCAACCTTGCTTATACCAACTACAGGTGGAAAATCACCAGGGCCAAAATCGGTAACTGGAGCAGGTCCTGATACATCGTCTGGATCTGATGTTGCCTTTGCTCTAACAACTATCTGTGGTTCTGAAAGTTCCTTGTTTATTGTGAATTCATCTATAACATTTCCATTTACATCTATAGCCTGCATGTGAAGTGTTGTAGGTGTTACATCAAATACAGTGAAGTTATACTCTGCTATTGGTCCGCATGCATCATACCAGAGAGGGTAGTGCATGTAGAGTGGAGCTCCCCATCCACCAGAAACAATATGAACTGTTCCTTTATCAAAGGAAACATACTCCCCTGGATAAGAGCTAACATTCATGGGTTGAAGTCTCTCGTAAAGGTGGACATCGCCATTTAAAACTATATCAACATGATACTTATCAAGAAGTGGAAGGAAATACTCTGATGTTCCCTTGCCTCTTGGATCAAAGGCAGGTCTGTGGAAACCTACAAATTTCCATGTAACATCTTTTGCCTTGTTTAAGTCTTCGTCAGCCCATTCATACTGCTCACTATGAGGTCCTGTGTAGGTTTCGCTGTTAAGGGCAGTGAAATGAATGTATGGAGTTATATCCAATGAATACCAACTTTGAGGTTCAGGTAGCATGTTAAAGTACTGGAAGTAAAATTTTGCATCTTCTTTGGTCTTCATAAATTCATCCTTTGTTCCCACCTCATGATTTCCTAAAAATGGAATTATTGGAATTGTGTATCCCTCACTATCAATCCATGTCTCATCCATATGATTAAACCAATCATCCCAATGAGAAGCTCTAAATGGTTTTCTCACAAAATCTCCACAATGAATAACAAAATCTGGATCATAGGTAGCCATCAACTTTGAAATCTCATCCCTTCCCCATGGAAAATCGGTGGCTCCCTCTCTTGAATCACCACCAAAAACAAATCTTACATGATCGGGATTCTCAGGAAGTGTTTTAAATTTTCTCTCCTCCTCAAATCCTCCAGGACCACCACACACAAAGTAATATGTCTTTCCTGGTTCAAGTCCTGTGAGTTTTACATCGTGAATGTAACCTCCAAGATCATCAATGGTGTGATGGGTTCCTTCTGCTGAGTATGCGTAGAGTTCTGATGGATCGCCCTCCATTCCTTTTTTGGACTCTGTGTCGTAGTAAACCATGTCACCAGAATCTGGATTAAGGGTTTTCCAAGAGATAACGATGGTTGTGGAGAGATCATCGTTCCAGTAGAGATGAATTCCTGTTGGTGGATCATCGCCAAGAGGTGTAACAGGAAGACCCCTCATACCCATAACAGCAGGAGTTAGAAGAAGGAGAACAAGCACAGTGACAACAAAATACTTCCACTGTAATTTTTTCATCGGTCTTACCTCCTCATACTTTTATTTTTAACACCTTAATTTTAAAAAAAATTTTTAATTAGTCAATTTAAATTATTAGCATTGCGTCTCCGAAGGAGAAAAAGCGGTATCTTCTTTTAATAGCTTCCGTGTATGCCTTCATAATGTTTTCCCTTCCAGCAAAGGCAGAGACAAGAACAATAAGGGTTGTCTTGGGAAGATGAAAATTTGTAATTAATGCATCTACAACATTAAATTTAAAACCGGGTTTGATGAATAATTTTGTATAACCTCTAAAGGGTTTAATATCTCCTGAAAGTGCCGCTGTTTCAAGGGATCTTACCACTGTTGTTCCCACAGCAAAAACCCTCCCTCCTCTCTCTTTTGTTTCAATAATTTTTTCTACCACTTCGGGTGGAACCTCAATCCACTCCTCCTCCATTTTGTGATCCTCTATATTCTCGGTTCTTATGGGTCTAAAAGTCCCCAATCCAACATGAAGAGTTATGTAAAGTGTATTAATCCCCATACTCTTTATTTTTTCAAGGAGCCCCTCTGTAAAGTGGAGCCCTGCTGTAGGAGAGGCAAGGGAACCTTTTTTTTGAGCATAAACAGTTTGATAGTCCTCTTCCTTTATACCCATGGATTTTATATAAGGTGGAAGAGGGACATCTCCAACTCTATCAATAAAATTCATTACATCCACATTCCCTTCAAGCTCCACCACCCTCTTACCTTCAGGAAGAATCTCCTTTACCACTCCCACTGTCCCATCTTTAAAGACTATTCTCCTTCCAACTCTTGCCCTCTTTGCCTTTTTTACAATGACTTTCATCCACCCATCCCCTGCCTTTAAGAACAATCCATCAAATTTCCCACCTGTATCCATATATTTTCCAGTTATCTTTGCCCTTATAACCTTTGTGTTGTTTAAAACAAGAACATCTCCCTCTTTAAGATAGTGAACTATCTCATAAAAAATTTTATGTTCTATCTCTCCTGTATCCTTTCTTAAAACAAGAAGTTTTGCTTTATCCCTATCCTTTACAGGCTTCTGTGCAATGAGTTCCTCTGGAAGATGAAAATCAAAAAGTTCAGTCTTCATTTAGTTTCACCAACTCTGTTCCTTGATAAAAGTGGAATAAAATATCCTTGTAATTCCATCCCTTCTCAGCAAAGCCCTCTGCCCCCCACTGGCTCATTCCAACTCCATGACCCCACCCTTTTCCATCAAATTCAACTATATCCCATCTTCTTGGTGGAATTCCCTCTGTTCTATAGGTTTTCTCTTCATATGCTGCAAAGAATCCAACAAATTTATTCATTGTCCCTCTAAAAAATGGAGTCCTCTCAACCACAGAAAGAAAGGAGTGAACAAATGGAGTTTTGTATCTTTTAAATTTGAAGGTAAACCATGTACTTTTTAATCCAAAAAGATTTGAGAAGGTTGTACCTCTTAAATTCAATCTCCCAAATCTCCCTATAACTTCTATAAGGACAACCCGTGGTGAGACCCCTTTTTTTAAAATTTTAAATCCGAGCACCTCTCCAATGTAGGGAAGATTATTCTTTCCTATGTATTTTTTAATCACCATCTGCACTCTATAGTTTGTAACATACTTTTTCCAGCTAAAATGTGGAGACCTCTCCTCGTATGGACTCTCCACTCCCCTAAGATAGGGAACTGGAGGAGAATTCCAGACATTCTCATTGTTCTCTGTAAAACCACCTGATGTTGAATGATAAACTGCTGTAATAATCTTCCCACCATACATTAAAACCTCGCCTTCAGTTTCAGAGACAGCTTTATTTGTCTTTTCTGTCTCCTTGTCCATACCAAGATAGGCTTGGGTGTCAGGGGTCGATGTAACATCATATAGGTTGCTACTTCTCATTCTGGAAAGTACATATGTTCTGGATGCCACTGCCTGAGCTTTGAGTGCCTCTATGTTAAAACTCTCTGGCATCTCTGATGGAACAACGCCTTTAACATAGTCTTCAAGGGAGACTTTGTTTATAAAGTATATGGAGAAGGTGTGTTTTATAATATCAATCTCGCCTCTGTATTTAGCCCCATTTACCCTTACAAAGCCTCTATTTCCCTTTATGCAAGAAAATTCTCCGTCCAAACCCTTCCTCTCTATTTCAAAGGAAAGACTCCCATCATCTAAGGAGATAAAGAGACCAGAGACCTCTTTTTTCATAGAGAATGGTATTATGCTCTTGTACAACAATTTAAATACTTGAAGCTCCTCAAGTGAATTAAAACTTCCAATGTCCACATTAAACTTCCCTTCCCTTTTCAGTATGATAACCTTCTTTGATTTTATCTTCTCTCTAATGGAAAGTGCATAATTTAAGGCATCTTTAAAATTCACAAAGACACCAACCCTCAACCTTAGATCTTTCTTTTCCTCTCTCTCCTGATAGATAAAGGGAGAACTTAGAGGGAAGTTTTCTTTAAAGATAGAAACCGCTATTTCACCAGAGATTTCAACATAGGCTGGATCCTTGTAGAGTAAAACCTTCACCATTTTTTCACCTGCAAGCACATTTTCTGGGACAAACAGGAATGAAACTATTATAAAGACTATAAGAATCCTTTTCATTTTATAAGCTCCATAACCTTTGAGACGATGAGGGATAAAAGATGCTTGAACATACCCATGTTTTCTTGAGACCACCTCACAAAGTAGGAGGAGTTTATTGTTTTAACAA is part of the Caldisericia bacterium genome and harbors:
- a CDS encoding SpoIID/LytB domain-containing protein; translated protein: MKKEVSGLFISLDDGSLSFEIERKGLDGEFSCIKGNRGFVRVNGAKYRGEIDIIKHTFSIYFINKVSLEDYVKGVVPSEMPESFNIEALKAQAVASRTYVLSRMRSSNLYDVTSTPDTQAYLGMDKETEKTNKAVSETEGEVLMYGGKIITAVYHSTSGGFTENNENVWNSPPVPYLRGVESPYEERSPHFSWKKYVTNYRVQMVIKKYIGKNNLPYIGEVLGFKILKKGVSPRVVLIEVIGRFGRLNLRGTTFSNLFGLKSTWFTFKFKRYKTPFVHSFLSVVERTPFFRGTMNKFVGFFAAYEEKTYRTEGIPPRRWDIVEFDGKGWGHGVGMSQWGAEGFAEKGWNYKDILFHFYQGTELVKLNED
- the queA gene encoding tRNA preQ1(34) S-adenosylmethionine ribosyltransferase-isomerase QueA produces the protein MKTELFDFHLPEELIAQKPVKDRDKAKLLVLRKDTGEIEHKIFYEIVHYLKEGDVLVLNNTKVIRAKITGKYMDTGGKFDGLFLKAGDGWMKVIVKKAKRARVGRRIVFKDGTVGVVKEILPEGKRVVELEGNVDVMNFIDRVGDVPLPPYIKSMGIKEEDYQTVYAQKKGSLASPTAGLHFTEGLLEKIKSMGINTLYITLHVGLGTFRPIRTENIEDHKMEEEWIEVPPEVVEKIIETKERGGRVFAVGTTVVRSLETAALSGDIKPFRGYTKLFIKPGFKFNVVDALITNFHLPKTTLIVLVSAFAGRENIMKAYTEAIKRRYRFFSFGDAMLII
- the secF gene encoding protein translocase subunit SecF; its protein translation is MKKFDVLNLRIVPKMKLWFTISIIVILIGVAGMIVNYVRVGSPLILGLDFTGGTILDLKFEKPADVSTARDILKDFGLEDAVIQVAQDGRLIVRTNKALKADEREKIFDSLEEKFGKLDRESIRVETIGPTISDELKKNGAIALGVGLLFIFIYITVRFQFRFAVVTVLALIHDVLVTLGLLALIGQELNSPFVGALLAIIAYSVEDSVVVLDRVRENLRILKGKMSYAEIVNKSICQSITRSFNTSFTTFLAILALILFGGVTIRDFSFTLLFGILSGTYSSIFIAAPLLVVWDRFSKHKIEEKPGKVITPQPATVAVGTGSGEVVQKKETKSTRRKKKNKKKKKKGKRR
- the secD gene encoding protein translocase subunit SecD; this translates as MKLKSYIGRILLLIAVVAVAVWAIKTQEPILGLDLKGGVHIVLECEDTEAAKATPELVESTRAVIENRVNALGLSEAVVQRAGGINSRRIIVDIPGMKDPTKAEELIGKTALLQFKTEDGKVILTGADLKDVKVALSRETGHEGEAVIQFTLTSEGAKKFAEATKENVGKHIAVYLDEDLLMNPVVKEPITDGKGIIEGGFTPEKASEYVALLKGGSLPLKVKILSSEIIGPSLGEDMIEMSKKAAILAFILIALYMTIYYRFMGFLAAVALTIFLLLDFGVLLLLKATFSLPAIAGIVLTLGMAVDANVIIFERIKEEIRSGKTLKTSISLGFRKAFRTVFDSNITTLSGAIAIIWFGTGLIKGFGITLSLGIVISFFSAIFVTRLLIDIFSSTSLAKYKSIFGY
- a CDS encoding fibronectin type III domain-containing protein, which gives rise to MKKLQWKYFVVTVLVLLLLTPAVMGMRGLPVTPLGDDPPTGIHLYWNDDLSTTIVISWKTLNPDSGDMVYYDTESKKGMEGDPSELYAYSAEGTHHTIDDLGGYIHDVKLTGLEPGKTYYFVCGGPGGFEEERKFKTLPENPDHVRFVFGGDSREGATDFPWGRDEISKLMATYDPDFVIHCGDFVRKPFRASHWDDWFNHMDETWIDSEGYTIPIIPFLGNHEVGTKDEFMKTKEDAKFYFQYFNMLPEPQSWYSLDITPYIHFTALNSETYTGPHSEQYEWADEDLNKAKDVTWKFVGFHRPAFDPRGKGTSEYFLPLLDKYHVDIVLNGDVHLYERLQPMNVSSYPGEYVSFDKGTVHIVSGGWGAPLYMHYPLWYDACGPIAEYNFTVFDVTPTTLHMQAIDVNGNVIDEFTINKELSEPQIVVRAKATSDPDDVSGPAPVTDFGPGDFPPVVGISKVGKGTVVASGTAWSCENGGWVKGEYDVFLDILFQKMVEGAKKILWYEGYNARFTTEDSSDLISALKDMGYEVVGDNTEPITVDLLKDYDILVIPQLRLGSGYDGGDPSLLPWDDVYAIKDFVEGGKGLLVMDACDYGGNNFNRVQNKILSGVGAGLTLQSDCVYDWVNNWKRGWYPIVEVDPESDIGKAYVNRTGKNEIELYELCSVVVSPPTYLESVSGGERTIVDGRKKMADARVIIETEEDAKGVVSIQNLGNSGDRKLLKCVDISTDIPEDEIVWPVTVEVYYTDKELEEWGLTNESSLWLYYWDPEQGMWRLCQESGVNAERNCVVGNANHFTKFAIMGGPIRVP
- a CDS encoding adenine phosphoribosyltransferase, which translates into the protein MDLTKFIRNIPDFPQKGILFRDITPLLRDYKAFKYAIDSIYENHKDDKIDVVVGIEARGFILASTIAYKLGAGFVPVRKPGKLPWKTVRKEYELEYGMAILEIHEDAIKKGERVLIVDDVLATGGTAKATVDLVEKLGGKVVGISFLIELEGLNGREKLKDYNVFSLMKL